One window of the Trifolium pratense cultivar HEN17-A07 linkage group LG2, ARS_RC_1.1, whole genome shotgun sequence genome contains the following:
- the LOC123904080 gene encoding uncharacterized protein LOC123904080, giving the protein MPTFFSTVEVQGLEFHGKASTSKKLAEQDAAKIAHTALKECGIHMYAAFSSSIKENEAVQSTHESDFVKSKQKLNFEDEDEPLNEEILDFFKSKQKLNSEDEDESLDEEILFANIKVNNGKHNESFRLPPNKKMKMSNMSSSSSSPKSYQFSDADDTSPDQASGSTSIESRPIALTKAKRTKKRWLADFY; this is encoded by the exons ATGCCAACTTTTTTCTCAACTGTGGAAGTACAGGGCTTGGAATTTCATGGAAAGGCGTCTACATCCAAAAAACTGGCAGAACAAGATGCTGCAAAGATTGCTCACACTGCCTTAAAAGAGT GTGGAATTCATATGTATGCTGCGTTTTCTTCCTCTATCAAAGAAAATGAAGCAGTACAATCAACTCATGAATCAGACTTTGTTAAATCCAAGCAGAAACTCAACTTTGAAG ATGAAGATGAACCTTTGAATGAGGAGATATTAGACTTTTTTAAATCCAAGCAGAAACTCAACTCTGAAG ATGAAGATGAATCTTTGGATGAGGAGATATTATTTGCTAATATCAAAGTTAACAATGGCAAGCACAATGAATCTTTTCGACTTCcccctaataaaaaaatgaagatgagcaaCATGagctcttcatcttcttcacccaAATCATATCAATTTTCAGATGCCGATGATACAAGTCCGGATCAAGCCTCTGGATCGACTAGCATTGAGTCGCGACCAATTGCACTCACTAAGGCCAAACGTACCAAAAAGCGTTGGCTTGCGGATTTTTATTAG
- the LOC123911428 gene encoding double-stranded RNA-binding protein 1-like has product MYKMKLKELCDRRRWSLPEYYAMNIDGPPHNPRFKGYVFVNGVTFTSSDTFNSSKEANNQAAMKAFLKFSSTPSGSSIPKYEYGFKEEVEAVKPKPKQSPIPPQSQVIMNDTYRSSELQLQNYARKNDHDPRVFTVKTEGLPHDTRYKANVVIDGKSYENLTLFNTIKDAEQAAAKIADMFQQASVIIISYVIPNLHLCVDIFYDHQIHN; this is encoded by the exons ATGTACAAGATGAAGCTGAAGGAGCTGTGTGACCGGAGACGGTGGAGTTTGCCGGAGTACTATGCCATGAATATTGATGGTCCACCGCACAATCCGAGATTTAAGGGGTATGTTTTTGTCAATGGTGTCACATTTACTTCTTCTGATACCTTCAATTCCTCCAAAGAAGCCAATAACCAAGCTGCTATGAAAGCTTTCCTCAAATTTTCTTCTACTCCATCAG GCTCTTCAATACCAAAATATGAATATGGTTTTAAAGAGGAAGTTGAAGCTGTCAAACCCAAACCTAAGCAAAGTCCAATTCCACCACAATCTCAAGTTATTATGAATG ATACGTATCGTTCGAGTGAGCTTCAGCTGCAAAACTATGCTCGAAAGAACGATCATGATCCACGCGTTTTTACGGTTAAAACGGAGGGGCTACCTCATGACACTCGCTATAAAGCTAATGTTGTTATTGATGGCAAATCATATGAAAACCTGACTTTATTCAACACTATAAAAGACGCAGAACAGGCTGCTGCAAAAATTGCCGACATGTTTCAGCAGGCAAGTGTCATTATAATTTCTTATGTGATTCCAAATTTACATTTATGTGTGGATATATTTTATGATCATCAAATCCATAACTAG